CTGCGTCTCCCCCTCCACGCGCACCGCCTCCTTGGCCTCGATCGCCTGGTGCAGCCCGTCCGAGTAGCGACGGCCGGGCATGAGCCGCCCCGTGAACTCGTCGACGATCAGGATCTTCCCATCCTGCACGACGTACTCGACGTCCTTCTCGTAGAGCGAGTAGGCCTTGAGGAGCTGCAGCACGTTGTGCACGCGCTCGCTCCGCTCCCCGTGCGTGCGCTCCAGCGCCCGCTTCCGGGCCACCTTCTCGGCCGGCGCGAGCGACTCGTCCTCGTCGATGGCCCCCATCTCGACGGCGAGATCGGGCAGGAGGAAGAGGTTCTTGTCGCGCTGGCTCACTACGTCGCGCCCCTGCTCGGACAGGTCGACCGAGTGGCTCTTTTCGTCGATGGCGTAAAAGAGGTCCTCGTCGACTTCGTTCAGGCGCTTGTCGCGGATGAAGTCCAGCTCCACCTTCTGGTAGAGCCGCTTCAGCCCCGGCTGCTCGGCGATGAGCTTGAGGAACCGCTTGTTCTTGGGCGCGCCGCGCCGCACCTGCAACAGCTTGATCCCCGCCTCGTATTCCTTCGAGGGGTCCTTCAGCAGCTCGTCGGCCTCGGCCAGGATCCGCGTGACGAGCTGCGTCTGCTGGCGCACCACGCGCTCCACGTCGGGCTTCATCTCGTCGTACTGCTGGAGCGAATGCTCGACCGGTCCCGAGATGATGAGCGGCGTGCGGGCCTCGTCGATCAGCACCGAGTCGACCTCGTCCACGATCGCGTAGTGGTGGCCGCGCTGGACGCGATGGTCCTTGTGGCGCGCCATGTTGTCGCGGAGGTAGTCGAAGCCGAATTCGTTGTTGGTGCCGTAGGTGACGTCGCAGGCGTAGGCCGCGCGCCGCTGCGCGAAGTCCATCTGGTTCTGGATGCAGCCGACGGTGAGGCCGTGATACGTGAAGATCCGCCCCATCCACTCGCTGTCGCGCCGGGCGAGGTAGTCGTTCACGGTGACCAGGTGGACGCCTTTCCCGGTCAGCGCGTTCAGGTAGATGGGCAGCGTGGCGACGAGGGTCTTGCCCTCGCCGGTGGCCATCTCGGCGATCTTTCCCTCGTGGAGCGCAATCGCCCCGAGGAGCTGCACGTCGAAGGGAACCATGTCCCAGGTGATCGGGATGCCGACCACGTCCCAGGTGGTGCCCACCAGGCGCCGGCAGGTCTCCTTGACGACGGCGTACGCCTCGGGGAGGAGATCGTCGACGGTCTCCCCTTCGAGGAGCCGCGCGCGGAACTCCTGGGTCTTGGCGCGGAGGGCGTCGTCGCTCAAGCCCTGAAGGCTCTCGAACTCGGCGTTGATCTGGGTCACGGTCGGCAACATGCGCTTGACGTCGCGCTCGTGCTTGGTTCCGAGGACCCGGGTGAGGAGCTGCAGCAATGGATTGCCCTTTCTTCTAAGCCGGCAGCGCTAAACGCGCTCGCCGAAACCGGTTGGGCCCGTTCCGCGGCCGCCGCGAGGGGCGCATAACGCGAAACCCCAGGAGCGGAGCGCCACCGGGGTTCGTGCTCGTCTCGTCATCGTACAAGTTTAAGTTGGATAAAGACTTGGCGCCTCGGGAGCGAGCCCTCGCGACGCTTCATCCGGGGAGGAGCATAGGTGCCGCTCGCTCCGGGTGTCAAGCCGGATCGGACCCAACACTAAGGTTGTCCGCGGTCCCGCCTATTCCGATGCGAGGGGCGGGCGCAGGGTGCCGGCGAGGCTCAGCGGAGGAAGAAGTCCATGGCGAACCCCGCCGACAGGGGGATCCGGAAATTGTCGTCCAGGGGGATCGGGAGAAGCTCGAACACGGTCGCCGTCAGCGCCCCGATCACCGCGACCCGGAACGGGATTTCCGGAACGAGCAGCGTGAGCAGGTAGCAGGTCACCAGGCAGGCCAGGCTCCCCTCCAGGGTCTTGTCGAAGATCCGGATCCTTCCGAGCCACTTCCCCACGATGGCCGCCATGGTGTCCCCCATGATGAGAAAGGCCAGCGCGAGCACGGCGATCGGCTTCGGAAAAAGATGGATCGAGAGGAGGCAGGCGATCAGCAGGTAGGTCGAGCCGAGGAGCGACACCTCCTCGTGATTGCGGAGCAGCTCCCCGAAGAAATGACGGAAGAGGTTCCGGGTCGGGAGGTGGTTCAGCCGGAACACCTCGATCGCCAGCGACAGGATCACCGCGGCCAGCAGCGCGCGCTCCCAGTCGCGCTGCCAGAGATCGGGAGTGAGGTAGTAGCCGAGCGGGATCGAGAGCGACGCGAGATGGATCGCTTTTCGTTTCAGCTCCGATCGAAGGACCACTCGGTCCC
The window above is part of the Candidatus Binatia bacterium genome. Proteins encoded here:
- a CDS encoding phosphatidate cytidylyltransferase; amino-acid sequence: MVLRSELKRKAIHLASLSIPLGYYLTPDLWQRDWERALLAAVILSLAIEVFRLNHLPTRNLFRHFFGELLRNHEEVSLLGSTYLLIACLLSIHLFPKPIAVLALAFLIMGDTMAAIVGKWLGRIRIFDKTLEGSLACLVTCYLLTLLVPEIPFRVAVIGALTATVFELLPIPLDDNFRIPLSAGFAMDFFLR